The following coding sequences are from one Bacillota bacterium window:
- a CDS encoding alcohol dehydrogenase catalytic domain-containing protein, with protein MPIGQLPDKMKAVVVHGPEDYRLEERPVPKAGPGEVLVKVLATGVCASDVKTYYGMRVWGSEDIPPYIEVPVVPGHEFVGEVVALGEGSEKYGLAIGDMAVSEQIIPCWECRYCRRGQYWMCQKHDIYGFKRGRAEGSWAQYMKFPANAINYKVPKEIHPEIAATIEPLACAIHTVERADIQLGDVVVIAGMGPIGLFMLQVARMRGPGLLVALDLKPHRLGLARRLGADVVINPATEDAVERVLDLTEGYGCDVYIEASGAGAAVPQGLKMIRKLGTFVEFSVHAGPVAVDWSVIGDLKELNIHGAHLGPYAYPKAIKYLEEGKVSADLIVTHKLPLEGYKEGIRLVHEGNESVKTILLPHA; from the coding sequence ATGCCTATTGGGCAACTGCCCGATAAAATGAAAGCAGTAGTAGTGCATGGGCCTGAAGATTATCGGCTAGAGGAACGTCCCGTGCCGAAGGCGGGCCCGGGAGAAGTACTGGTCAAGGTTCTAGCTACAGGGGTTTGCGCAAGCGATGTAAAGACATATTATGGAATGCGTGTCTGGGGATCGGAAGATATCCCTCCATATATCGAGGTTCCGGTTGTTCCTGGCCATGAGTTTGTCGGAGAAGTGGTTGCCCTGGGGGAAGGATCTGAAAAATATGGCCTCGCAATCGGTGATATGGCGGTTTCCGAGCAGATTATCCCATGCTGGGAGTGCCGCTATTGCCGGCGTGGCCAATACTGGATGTGCCAGAAGCATGACATCTATGGATTCAAGCGGGGGCGCGCGGAGGGCTCGTGGGCACAATATATGAAATTCCCAGCCAATGCTATCAACTACAAGGTGCCGAAAGAGATTCATCCAGAGATCGCCGCCACTATCGAACCATTGGCATGTGCAATCCATACTGTCGAACGCGCTGATATTCAGTTGGGCGATGTAGTCGTCATCGCCGGTATGGGTCCAATTGGACTCTTCATGCTGCAGGTGGCTAGAATGAGGGGGCCGGGGCTACTGGTCGCGCTGGATTTGAAGCCACATAGGTTGGGGCTCGCGCGGCGCCTTGGGGCAGATGTGGTTATCAACCCTGCCACTGAGGATGCTGTAGAGAGGGTCCTGGATCTGACAGAAGGGTACGGATGTGATGTATATATCGAGGCAAGCGGAGCCGGCGCAGCTGTGCCACAGGGGCTGAAAATGATACGGAAGTTGGGCACTTTTGTTGAATTCAGCGTCCATGCAGGACCTGTAGCAGTAGACTGGTCCGTTATCGGGGACCTGAAGGAACTCAATATTCATGGCGCACACCTGGGACCATATGCCTATCCCAAGGCCATCAAATATCTTGAGGAAGGTAAAGTATCAGCTGATCTTATCGTCACACACAAGCTACCTTTAGAAGGCTATAAGGAGGGCATCCGGCTGGTTCATGAAGGCAATGAATCGGTCAAAACTATCCTCTTGCCACATGCCTGA
- a CDS encoding NAD(P)/FAD-dependent oxidoreductase, whose protein sequence is MATIVIVGGGTGGLSAAIALKKGLGNEHKVIVVERECTQYFPPSLLWVMDGRRTAEAITRDIEPVTSRGIILELNEATDLDLDRRTISTRSGQLSYDFLIFSPGIEYDLEAIPGLKACLGPGGVSDHSGAGFNLYTMEGVLSLRGALRVFQGGDVAIVAPPGPYRCPPVAYEAAMLLDSYFRKAGKRDKIRISVFTPEYKPFEFEGKQATNGILRSLRNSGITHTGGCHLTSVDPGRRLLRFREGTAQYDLLVCIPPHSPPAIARRSRLSSDGGFVHVDPNYLRTSYENVYAIGDVAEILLPSGVPIPKMGAVAHLQSLVVAGNIIRKITGKGKPRSFSGTIPCIIEIGKYKAFVIFGNLYNPAPRFRVLPRLPIWTAGKVLIERNWLRERASRG, encoded by the coding sequence ATGGCAACCATTGTTATCGTCGGCGGCGGAACTGGAGGCCTCTCTGCGGCCATCGCTCTCAAAAAAGGCCTCGGAAACGAACACAAAGTGATTGTTGTGGAACGAGAGTGTACCCAGTATTTTCCGCCCTCTCTACTATGGGTGATGGACGGCCGACGTACTGCTGAGGCAATAACCAGAGATATAGAACCGGTTACATCACGAGGGATCATCCTCGAGCTAAATGAAGCGACCGATCTAGATCTCGACCGGCGTACCATTTCAACGAGATCAGGGCAGCTGTCCTATGACTTCCTCATTTTCTCCCCTGGCATCGAATATGATCTGGAGGCCATCCCTGGTCTGAAAGCATGCCTGGGGCCAGGAGGCGTGTCTGATCATTCGGGCGCGGGCTTCAATCTCTACACGATGGAGGGCGTGCTAAGCCTGCGGGGAGCTCTGCGGGTCTTCCAGGGTGGGGATGTTGCTATTGTGGCCCCTCCGGGACCCTATAGGTGCCCCCCGGTGGCCTATGAAGCTGCTATGCTTTTGGATAGCTATTTCCGAAAGGCTGGAAAGCGAGATAAGATACGGATAAGCGTATTCACGCCTGAATATAAGCCATTCGAATTCGAGGGGAAGCAGGCCACAAATGGAATTCTGCGCAGCCTTCGAAACTCTGGGATTACACATACAGGAGGTTGCCACCTTACGAGCGTTGATCCCGGACGGCGTCTCTTGAGGTTTAGAGAGGGAACAGCTCAATATGACCTTCTGGTTTGCATTCCACCCCATAGTCCCCCTGCGATCGCAAGGCGAAGCAGACTTTCGAGCGACGGTGGATTCGTGCATGTAGATCCTAATTACCTGAGAACCAGCTATGAAAATGTGTACGCAATAGGAGATGTAGCAGAAATCTTGCTCCCCTCAGGGGTGCCGATTCCGAAGATGGGAGCAGTTGCGCACCTCCAGTCGCTTGTGGTTGCGGGGAATATCATCAGAAAGATTACGGGAAAGGGGAAACCGCGATCCTTTTCAGGGACAATCCCATGCATCATTGAGATAGGGAAATATAAGGCCTTCGTCATCTTTGGAAATCTTTATAATCCTGCACCAAGGTTTAGAGTCTTGCCACGCCTACCTATATGGACTGCCGGCAAAGTGCTCATCGAACGCAATTGGCTCCGGGAGAGGGCAAGCAGGGGGTGA